The genomic window ATAACAGATGTCCTTGATTATGATGGAATAAAAACAAAATTTAAAGACAATAAATTCTTTTTCAACAATTAAAACTACAAGCAATAAAAAAATAAAAAATTATTTACGTATGTAAATTTTTTTTTGCCTTAATTGTCTTATGTACTTATTTTAGATATAAGTTATAATTATTATTAAAAAAAATTAATATAATTTATAATTGCGCCAATTAGAAACAAAAAATTTATATGTTAATATCAGGTTGAGGAGGAATAGAAAAAATGAATAATAAATTTGTCAGAACTGTATTAGGAGATATTAGCCCTGAAGAAATGGGGGTTGTGGATTGTCATGATCATTTAATTAAAAATGGCGGACCTGAAATGAGTGAACATATTGATTTTTTAATGATCGATATCGAAGCTGCAAAAAAAGAATTGTCTCTTTTTGTTAAAGCTGGAGGAAAAACAATGGTAACAATGGACCCACCAAATGTTGGTCGTGACGTTAGTAGAATGTTAGAAATTGCAAATCATTTTAAAGGAAAAGCTCACATAATTATGGCAACGGGATTTCATAAAGCAAAATTTTATGATAAATATTGTTCTTGGTTAAAAACAGTAGATGAAGATAAAATTGTAGAAATGATGATTGCAGAAATACAAGAGGGTATGGATATTCATTCATATAATGGGCCTGTCGTTGAAAGAGTAAAAGCAAAAGCTGGGATTATAAAAGTTGGAACAAGTTATGGTGTTATTGACCCTCTTGAACAAAAATCAATTAGAATTGCTGCTAAAACCCATATTAAAACCGGGTGTCCAATTTTAATTCACACACAGTTGGGAACTATGGCTTATGAGGTTGCGATAATGCTAATCAACTTAGGAGTTGATGCAAGTAGTATTATTTTATCTCATCTAAATAAAAACCCTGATAAGTACTATTATAAAAAAATATGTAAATTAAATGTTTTTATTGCCTTTGATGGACCCGACCGTGTTAAATATTTACCAGATTCAACATTAGCTGAAAATATTAAATGATTAATTGATAATGGCTATCAAAAACAAATTCTTCTAGCAATGGATGCTGGTAGATTCTATTATCAAACATCATACTCAGAAACTAAAGGATTTAAAACTTATGGTATATCATATATGCTAACTCACTTTGTTCCCTTGCTAAAAGAAATTGGTGTTAGTCAAGAACAAATAAATGATATGCTGATTAATAACCCACAAGTAGCACTAGCGTTTAAGAAAGCAAAATAGCACTTATGAAAAATAATGATAAGGAAAAAGTAATAAATGATTTAGAAGAATGAGATGCTGGTGTAAAAAATAAAAACAAAAAATTAGAAAAAAGAAAATTTAACATTTATTTGCTCACTGTTGGTATATTTTTACTAATTGCAATAGTCACTTTTGTATCTATATGTATCGTTCAAAATAAAACCGATCTTATAAATACTGTATTTTATACATATTTAATTAATAATTTTCTTGCAGTGCCATCATTGCTAATTGGTTTAATAATCTTCTTAGGTTATCTTTTACAAAAACAACCTTTTGGAGATGCGTTATCTGGTGGTTTTAAGGGTATTGTTGGTTATTTAATTCTTCAATTGGGTTCATCATTTTTAACAGGAATTTCAAAACCACTTATGGTCACTTTTGGAAATCTAATTGGTTCAAAATGTGTGATATTGGACCCTTATACAGGATGAGCGGATGTCCAACAAAAAATGGGGACTGCTGTTTCAATAATTAGCTTTGCCGTTTTAGTGGGAATGGCAACAAATATATTGTTAGTAGCTTGTAAAAGATTTACAAATGTAAAAAGTATTAATGTTACAGGTCATATTATGTTTCAACAAACAGCCTGTTTAACAGCAATATTATGATTTTGAGTATTTAAAAATATTGAAAATACATCTAGTAGACAGTTATTGACAATTTTAGCGACAGGTATATTAATAGGAACTTATTGAGGTGTATTTTCAAATCTTGCTTTTGCTCCAACACAAAAAGTAACAAAAAATGCAGGGTTCTCAATTGGACATCAACAAATGTTTGGTATTTGAGCTGCCTCTCAATGTGGTAAATTATTCTCAATTAATAATAAAGAAATAACATCAATTGAAACCTTTAATGTAAGTAAAAAAATGTAAATATTTCACGATAATATCTTTATTTCCTCAATCTTGATGTTTATATTCTTTGGAACATTATTTACAATTATTAGATGTAATGATATTAAAATATGAAATCAGATGGTAACTAGTATAGGAAATTATAATTTCTTTCCCAACCAAGTTTGATTAATTCAAATTGTTGGTTTTATATTTACTATAGTTGCTTCCATTCAAATGTTGATGGTTGGAGCTAAAATATTTGTTGGAGAGTTACAAAGATCTTTTATCGGGATTAGTGATAAACTGATTCCAGGTGCTATCGTTGCTATTGATATTGCAGGGTCATTCTCCTACTCAGAAAAAGCTGTGACATATGGTTTTATAAGTGGGGCCATCGGAAATTTTATTGGAATTGGTTTAGTAATTCTACTAGGTCAAGTAATAAAGTTAAATGCCTTTCAGGTAGTTGTTATGGTAGGATTTATCCCAATGTTCTTTGATAATGCTGCATTTGGAATATATGCAAATTCAACCGGAGGATGAAAAGCTTGTCTTGTTGTTCCATTTATATTTGGAATAATTGCAGTCTTTGGAGCTGTTCTTATTGTAAAAACAGCTGGAAGAACAGATGAAATATTTACAATTGGTTACAATGGTATGTTTGACTGAACAACAATGTGGTCTATTTATATGTCACTATTGACAATTAACAATACACTAAGTTATATATTTATATTTTCAATTATAATTATATTCTTAATAATTGCTCAACTTACAACAACAGAAATAGGAAAAAAAACCAAATTTAAAAGATTTATTACTAGAAATAAAATTGCTAATTTAGAATCAACAGATATCAAAAAAGAAGATGAATTAAAGAATAAAGAATAGAGGTAAAAAAATTATGATAAAAATATTATGTGCATGTGGTAATGGAATGGGAAGCTCAATGTTAATAAAAATAAAAGTTGAAAACATTGTCAAAGAACTTGGCTTTAATGCAAGCGTAGATACAGCATCAATTTCTGAAGCTAAAAGTATTGTTAATGGATATGATATAGTACTGTGTTCTACTTATCTAGTGTCTGATTTAACACATACAAAAGCAAAAATAATTGGTCTTGATAATTTATTAGATGGTGATGCTATAAAAAAAGCTTTAAAGGATATATTTTAAGATGAATGATTCAAACATTGACTTTTTAAATTATTTAATTGAAAATGATACCATTAAAGTAAAAATAAAAGCAAATGATTGACAAGATGCAATTAATAAGTGTTTTGAAAAACTATTAAAAAATAATGTCGTTAATAATGCTTATATTAGTGAAATAATTTCAAGCACCATAAAACTTGGCCCATATTATATTATTTGTCCAAATGTTGCAATGCCTCATGCAAACCCAAAATTTGGTTCCTTTGGTAATGCTTTTAGTCTAATAACATTAGATGAACCAGTATTTTTTGATGATAAACCAATAAATATTTTAATTGGATTTAGTGCTAAAAACGATAAAAATCACCTTGAAATTGCTTTACCACAAATTTGTGCCGTCTTTGAAAATACAAATATTGTAAATCAAATATGCAAAGCAAATAACAAAAAAGAAATAATAAATATTATCAATAAAATTGACTATAAAAAATATTTAAGATAGGAGAAGACAATGAATAAACCATTATTACAAATAGCTATGGACAATCTAGAATTAACGTCAGCGCTTTCTATATTAGAGGATGTAGGAGAAATTGTTGATATAATTGAGGTTGGGACAATCTTATTATTAGCAGAAGGAAAAAAAAGCATTAGTATAATTAAAGAAAAATATAAAAATAAACTTATACTTGGAGATGCTAAAATTGCAGACGCTGGAAACATTTTGGCAAAAATGTTATTTGAACAAAAAGCAGATATTATTACAATTATTTGTTGTGCAGATATAGCTACAATTCAAGGTGTAATTAATGAAACAAAAAAATTCAATAAAGAATTACAAATAGAGTTAACTGGATATTGAACGTTTGAACAAGCAATTGAATGAAAAAAAATAGGTGTTGAACAAGTTGTTTATCACCGTTCTCGAGATTCACAAGCAAGTGGCCGAACATGACAAAAGTCAGATATTAAAAAAATAAAAAAACTTTGTGACCTTGGGTTCAAGGTCACTATAACTGGTGGAGTTGAAATTAGTGATCTTGATTTATTTAAGCATCTTCCAATATATATAATAATTGCTGGAAGAGCTATAAGAAATAGTAAAAACCCAAGACAAGCAGCACTATTATTTCAGGAGGCTTTAGAAGAAAAATGAAAATCTTAAAAAATAACTTATTTGGTATTTATGAAAAAGCATTACCTCCTGGTGATTTAGAGGAAAAGATAATATATGCAAGTAATGCTAAATTTGATTTTTTAGAAATGTCAATCGATGAAAGTGACAAAAGATTAATGAGATTAAATATGGATGATAAATATATAGAAAAAATATTATCAATTTGTAAAAATAATAATATCTTCATTAGATCAATTTGTTTTTCCGCACAGAGAAGATATCCTCTAGGAAGTCACAACGAAAATATAAGAAAGCAATCAATAGAAATGTTAAAACAGTGTATCCTATTAGCTTTCAAATTAAATATCAGAATAATTCAAATAGCGGGTTATGATGTTTTTTACGAGGAAAAAGATGATAATACCAAAAAATGATTTATTGAAGGATTAAACGAGGGGCTTTGATTTGCAAATATTTATGGAGTAAATTTATCTATTGAGATAATGGACGACCCATTTATAAATTCTATTACAAAATACTTAGAGTTAAAAAAACGTTGTCAAAGTCCATGACTTAGTGTTTATCCTGATCTGGGAAATCTATCTGCTTGAAACAAAAAAAACACAATCATAGAACTTGAAAAAGGCTTTGGAGAAATAGTTGCACTTCACATCAAAGACACGCTAGAAGTAAAAGATGATTTTAAAGGAAAATTTAAAAATGTAAATTTTGGAGAAGGATGTGTAGATTTTAAAAAAATATTTAAGTATTTAAAAGATAAAAAATATAGTGGATCTTTTTTGATTGAGGCTTGATATGAAGACTTTCCAGACCCAACCAATAACTTAGATAAAAGTAAAAAGTTTATCACAGACATATTTAGAGAGACTGGGTGAGAATTATGTTAGAAAAACTTAAAAAAGAAGTATATAATGCAAATATGCTTTTGCCTAAAATGGGGCTTGTTACATTTACTTGAGGTAATGTTTCTGGTATTGACAGAAAAAATAATTTGGTTGTTATTAAACCGAGTGGTGTAGAGTATGACAAATTAACCCCTGAAGATATGGTTGTTGTTGATTTTAATGGTAATAAGATTGATTCTAAACTAAACCCATCCACAGATACACCAACACATATTTATTTGTACAAGAAATATTTAGAATTGGCAGGAATATGTCACACACATTCAATTTATGCAACAAGTTGATGCCAAGCTGGAATAGACTTACCAACCCACGGAACAACACACGCTGACAATTTTTATGGAGATATACCATGTACAAAGCATTTATTAGAAGAGCAATTTGTAAATTATGAACACGAAACAGGTGTAATTATCTATGAGACCCTAATAAAAAGAAACTTAAATCCTAAGATAATGCCTGCTATTCTTTGTAATAATCATGGGCCTTTTACATTTGGAGATTCTCCGGGTAAATCCGTTGAAATTGCCAAAGTTTTAGAAATTGTTGCCCAAATGACATTTCAATCCTATCTTATAAATAAAAATAATAACCAAATAAATCAAACTCTCTTGGATAAACATTACCTTCGAAAACATGGTAAAAAATCTTATTATGGTCAAAAATAGAGTATAATAATTATTTTGTGAAATAAGAATTTATTAGCAAAAAATATAAATAATTCCTTAATCCTATATTAAGTATAAATATAGTTTGTTAAGCATCAATATCTTTTTATTTTATAACTCAAGATTTCATAGAATAGGGAAGCTAAGTGTATTTTTTTATACATTATCTTCCTTATTTTGTATTTTTAACCTAATTATTTACAAAAATCCAATTTTAAACAAAGCACCAAGCATTATAATAAATAATATGTAATAATATCATTTTTTTTCATCATTTTTGAATAAACTACTATAATTATTTTGATTATATTAGATTTTTCTCACTTATCAATGAAATATTAATTAAAAATTTCAAATATATCTCAAAGATCACATATTATTTATTTTTACATCGTTAAAAATTAACAGTCAAATACTATAATTATGGGTAAAATATGAAAATCTAATATTTGATAATGATATAATAACATTGGTTTCAAATGATTTATAGTATTTGACGATAATTTGACAATGTTATCTACTTAAATGTTTAAATTTAGTAATAACTATTTATTACTCTTAAGTCGCTGAAATAAATTTTAAGTTCATTTATAAATAATGATAAATATATTATATTT from Spiroplasma endosymbiont of Aspidapion aeneum includes these protein-coding regions:
- a CDS encoding L-ribulose-5-phosphate 3-epimerase, with product MKILKNNLFGIYEKALPPGDLEEKIIYASNAKFDFLEMSIDESDKRLMRLNMDDKYIEKILSICKNNNIFIRSICFSAQRRYPLGSHNENIRKQSIEMLKQCILLAFKLNIRIIQIAGYDVFYEEKDDNTKKWFIEGLNEGLWFANIYGVNLSIEIMDDPFINSITKYLELKKRCQSPWLSVYPDLGNLSAWNKKNTIIELEKGFGEIVALHIKDTLEVKDDFKGKFKNVNFGEGCVDFKKIFKYLKDKKYSGSFLIEAWYEDFPDPTNNLDKSKKFITDIFRETGWELC
- a CDS encoding 3-keto-L-gulonate-6-phosphate decarboxylase UlaD, translated to MNKPLLQIAMDNLELTSALSILEDVGEIVDIIEVGTILLLAEGKKSISIIKEKYKNKLILGDAKIADAGNILAKMLFEQKADIITIICCADIATIQGVINETKKFNKELQIELTGYWTFEQAIEWKKIGVEQVVYHRSRDSQASGRTWQKSDIKKIKKLCDLGFKVTITGGVEISDLDLFKHLPIYIIIAGRAIRNSKNPRQAALLFQEALEEKWKS
- a CDS encoding PTS sugar transporter subunit IIB; amino-acid sequence: MIKILCACGNGMGSSMLIKIKVENIVKELGFNASVDTASISEAKSIVNGYDIVLCSTYLVSDLTHTKAKIIGLDNLLDGDAIKKALKDIF
- the araD gene encoding L-ribulose-5-phosphate 4-epimerase AraD, giving the protein MLEKLKKEVYNANMLLPKMGLVTFTWGNVSGIDRKNNLVVIKPSGVEYDKLTPEDMVVVDFNGNKIDSKLNPSTDTPTHIYLYKKYLELAGICHTHSIYATSWCQAGIDLPTHGTTHADNFYGDIPCTKHLLEEQFVNYEHETGVIIYETLIKRNLNPKIMPAILCNNHGPFTFGDSPGKSVEIAKVLEIVAQMTFQSYLINKNNNQINQTLLDKHYLRKHGKKSYYGQK
- a CDS encoding PTS sugar transporter subunit IIA, with translation MNDSNIDFLNYLIENDTIKVKIKANDWQDAINKCFEKLLKNNVVNNAYISEIISSTIKLGPYYIICPNVAMPHANPKFGSFGNAFSLITLDEPVFFDDKPINILIGFSAKNDKNHLEIALPQICAVFENTNIVNQICKANNKKEIINIINKIDYKKYLR